Proteins encoded within one genomic window of Synechococcus sp. PCC 7335:
- the mnmE gene encoding tRNA uridine-5-carboxymethylaminomethyl(34) synthesis GTPase MnmE, giving the protein MPQTIHQAETIVAIATAIVPEQGSVGIVRLSGLDAIAIAKQLFHAPGRQPWESHRILYGHIHSQQTIVDEALLLLMESPRSYTREDVVEFHCHGGIMAVQQVLQLCLQQGARLAQPGEFTLRAFLNGRLDLTQAESVADLVGAQSPQAAQTALMGIRGKLAEVIRQLRSQCLDVLAEIEARVDFADDLPPINEDDVRSRLQSIHHQLAQVLLTADQGELLRTGLKVAIIGQPNVGKSSLLNAWSKSDRAIVTNLPGTTRDVVESQLIVGGIPIQVLDTAGIHAATNEVEKIGIERSLTAAQSADLVLLTIDATVGWTAADQALYEQIKDTPHIIVVNKIDLLADSHPTTLPLPHSPIVHTAAAVNHGIPELEAAILSAANAGDLTAANTDIAINQRQAAALTQADIAIAQVEQTIANALPLDFWTIDLRIAIHALGEVTGEEITESMLDEIFSRFCIGK; this is encoded by the coding sequence ATGCCTCAGACCATCCACCAAGCTGAAACCATCGTGGCGATCGCTACTGCCATTGTCCCTGAACAAGGGAGCGTTGGCATCGTTAGGCTATCTGGGCTAGATGCGATCGCGATCGCCAAACAGCTTTTTCACGCGCCTGGACGACAGCCTTGGGAAAGCCACCGCATCCTATATGGACATATCCACAGCCAGCAGACCATCGTTGACGAAGCGCTGCTGCTGCTAATGGAATCGCCTCGCTCTTACACCCGCGAAGATGTCGTCGAATTTCACTGCCATGGTGGCATTATGGCAGTGCAGCAGGTGCTTCAGCTCTGCCTACAGCAAGGCGCTAGGCTAGCACAACCAGGTGAATTCACCCTGCGGGCTTTTTTGAACGGACGCCTAGATCTTACTCAGGCTGAGAGCGTTGCCGATTTAGTTGGCGCTCAGTCCCCACAGGCTGCTCAAACGGCGCTAATGGGAATTAGAGGTAAGCTAGCTGAGGTTATTCGTCAGCTTCGTAGTCAGTGTCTAGATGTACTGGCAGAGATCGAAGCACGGGTAGACTTTGCCGATGATCTACCACCGATCAATGAAGATGACGTGCGATCGCGCCTTCAATCCATTCATCATCAGCTCGCCCAAGTTCTGTTGACCGCTGATCAAGGTGAATTACTTCGTACTGGTCTTAAAGTCGCCATCATCGGCCAGCCCAACGTCGGCAAATCTAGCTTGCTCAATGCCTGGAGCAAAAGCGACCGGGCAATCGTTACCAATCTGCCTGGTACCACCCGTGATGTCGTCGAGTCGCAGCTCATCGTCGGTGGTATCCCGATTCAAGTCCTTGACACCGCTGGCATTCACGCTGCCACCAACGAAGTCGAAAAAATCGGTATTGAACGCTCATTAACGGCTGCTCAATCCGCCGATCTCGTATTGCTGACCATAGACGCCACCGTTGGCTGGACAGCGGCAGACCAAGCCCTCTACGAGCAAATCAAAGACACGCCTCATATTATCGTAGTCAACAAAATTGACCTGTTAGCTGATAGTCATCCCACCACCCTCCCACTCCCTCACTCCCCCATCGTCCACACTGCTGCTGCCGTCAACCATGGCATCCCCGAGCTTGAAGCCGCTATTCTCAGTGCTGCTAACGCGGGCGATCTCACCGCTGCTAATACCGACATCGCCATCAACCAGCGTCAAGCCGCCGCGCTTACCCAGGCTGATATTGCGATCGCCCAAGTCGAACAGACCATAGCCAATGCCCTTCCGCTTGATTTTTGGACAATTGACCTACGCATAGCCATTCACGCCCTTGGCGAGGTCACTGGAGAAGAAATCACAGAATCTATGCTTGATGAGATTTTTAGCCGCTTCTGCATTGGCAAATAG
- a CDS encoding DUF2062 domain-containing protein — protein MQNSMSQPDTADYDRSLPPSKGDRYSLSALDLAALRESMHRSSASEASATVRRESTGDVESLALMERPVPLFSSEQSNRKKRAARQRALPNNSVLKRFNLLYWRRLFRYFYIRFLRMQGSPHAIARGIAAGVFAGAFPLLGFQTIIGVAIAATIRGNKIMAAVGTWISNPLTYVPIFALNFHVGRWLLRLPNDIMMPSASAGTEEWMSLGVSASASLLLGSFVVGIAASSIAYYFGLRIALFREKKQSDRR, from the coding sequence ATGCAAAATTCGATGTCACAACCTGATACTGCAGATTACGATAGGTCGCTACCGCCATCGAAAGGAGATCGCTATTCGCTATCTGCTCTAGACTTGGCTGCACTTAGAGAGTCCATGCACAGAAGCTCAGCGAGTGAAGCGTCTGCTACAGTGCGCAGAGAGTCTACAGGAGATGTAGAGTCTTTGGCTTTGATGGAAAGGCCGGTGCCGCTCTTTTCTAGTGAACAGTCAAACAGAAAAAAGAGAGCTGCTAGACAGAGAGCGTTACCCAATAATTCTGTGCTAAAAAGATTCAATTTACTTTACTGGCGGCGGTTGTTTCGCTACTTTTATATTCGCTTTTTGAGAATGCAAGGCAGCCCTCATGCGATCGCCAGAGGTATTGCTGCTGGCGTGTTTGCTGGGGCATTTCCGCTACTAGGCTTTCAGACGATCATTGGGGTTGCGATCGCCGCTACGATTCGTGGCAATAAGATTATGGCCGCTGTCGGCACGTGGATTAGCAACCCGCTTACCTACGTTCCTATCTTTGCGCTCAACTTTCATGTCGGTCGTTGGCTATTGCGCCTACCTAACGACATTATGATGCCATCTGCGTCTGCTGGCACGGAAGAGTGGATGAGCCTAGGCGTGTCTGCAAGTGCGTCGCTGCTACTAGGTTCTTTCGTGGTTGGTATAGCTGCAAGCTCCATTGCTTATTACTTTGGCCTGCGGATTGCTCTGTTTCGAGAAAAGAAACAGAGCGATAGAAGGTAG
- a CDS encoding NAD(P)/FAD-dependent oxidoreductase yields MLRLTEVKLPLDHTEADLRAAILQKLKIGDADLKNFSVFKRSYDARKKNAISLVYALDIETPKQKQLLRKFKKTGRVSPTPNMGYRYVAKAPNDLEMRPIVIGVGPCGMFAALLLAQMGFRPIVLERGKAVHERSQDTFGFWSKRRFNPESNAQFGEGGAGTFSDGKLYSRIKDNDHHGRKVLHELVENGAVPEILYISKPHIGTYRLVKIVENIRNQVIELGGEIRFQSRVEKIELDRQGENRQVRGVTIENGDFIASNHVVLAVGHSARDTFEMLHQQGVYIEPKPFSVGFRIEHPQPLINQQRYGDNAGNPILGAADYKLVHHCANGRTVYSFCMCPGGQVVAATSEIGRVVTNGMSQYERSGRNANSGIVVGITPEVDYPDDPLGGVKLQRQLETNAFKLGGETYEAPGQLVGDFLAGKASTEFGQVKPTYRPGVHLCDLSESLPDYAIAAIREAIPAFDKKIKGFAMKDAVLTGVETRTSSPIRIKRDERFQSLNTPGLYPAGEGAGYAGGILSAAVDGIKVAEAVALSMVAANE; encoded by the coding sequence ATGCTGCGTCTCACAGAAGTCAAACTTCCTCTAGATCATACTGAAGCTGATCTAAGAGCAGCTATCCTTCAAAAGCTTAAGATCGGTGATGCTGATCTTAAAAATTTTTCAGTTTTTAAGCGTAGCTACGATGCTAGAAAGAAAAACGCTATTTCATTGGTGTATGCGCTCGATATTGAAACGCCAAAACAAAAACAACTGCTGAGGAAGTTCAAAAAGACAGGTCGCGTGTCTCCAACTCCCAATATGGGCTATCGATATGTTGCCAAAGCGCCTAATGATCTAGAGATGCGTCCGATTGTGATCGGCGTTGGCCCCTGCGGTATGTTTGCGGCGCTGCTGCTAGCCCAGATGGGGTTTCGGCCAATTGTGTTAGAGCGAGGGAAGGCAGTACATGAGCGATCGCAAGACACGTTCGGATTTTGGAGTAAGCGTAGGTTCAACCCCGAATCCAACGCCCAGTTCGGCGAAGGCGGCGCCGGAACTTTCTCTGATGGTAAGCTCTATAGCCGGATCAAAGATAATGACCATCACGGGCGCAAAGTACTACACGAGCTAGTTGAGAATGGCGCTGTTCCAGAAATCTTGTATATCAGTAAGCCACACATTGGCACCTACCGCCTAGTCAAGATTGTTGAAAATATTCGTAATCAGGTGATTGAGCTAGGGGGAGAAATTAGATTTCAAAGCCGGGTAGAAAAGATTGAGCTGGATAGACAAGGAGAGAATCGTCAGGTTCGCGGCGTTACCATAGAAAATGGAGACTTTATTGCCAGCAATCACGTTGTTTTAGCAGTTGGTCACAGCGCTCGCGATACCTTTGAGATGCTCCATCAGCAGGGCGTCTATATCGAGCCAAAACCTTTTTCTGTCGGCTTTCGTATAGAGCATCCGCAGCCACTGATCAATCAGCAGCGCTATGGAGACAATGCTGGAAATCCCATTTTAGGAGCTGCAGACTACAAGCTAGTGCATCACTGTGCGAATGGTCGCACGGTCTACAGCTTTTGTATGTGCCCAGGTGGGCAGGTGGTAGCAGCGACTTCTGAAATAGGCAGAGTGGTGACCAACGGTATGAGTCAATACGAGCGTAGCGGCCGCAACGCCAATAGCGGCATTGTGGTTGGGATTACGCCAGAAGTCGATTACCCTGACGATCCGCTAGGTGGCGTTAAGCTTCAGCGCCAGTTAGAGACCAATGCTTTTAAGCTAGGCGGCGAGACATACGAAGCTCCAGGGCAGCTAGTCGGAGATTTTTTGGCAGGGAAGGCTTCGACGGAATTTGGTCAGGTAAAGCCGACCTATCGACCGGGCGTGCATCTGTGTGACTTAAGTGAGAGTTTGCCGGACTATGCGATCGCCGCTATTCGTGAAGCCATCCCTGCTTTCGATAAAAAGATTAAAGGATTCGCGATGAAAGACGCTGTTTTAACGGGTGTTGAGACGCGTACCTCTTCTCCTATCCGGATCAAACGAGATGAACGCTTTCAAAGTTTGAACACTCCAGGTCTCTATCCGGCCGGAGAAGGTGCAGGCTATGCAGGCGGTATTCTCTCGGCTGCTGTTGATGGCATCAAAGTTGCTGAAGCTGTTGCACTGAGTATGGTAGCAGCAAACGAATAA
- a CDS encoding Uma2 family endonuclease, translating into MTALTLQMPPSTKLSDEQFYELCRVNRDIRIERSANGELILMPPTGGETGIRNADINAQLWMWNESKGLGKVFDSSTAFRLPNGADRAPDASWVQIERWDALTPEQKEKFPPICPDFVVELRSKTDRLSVLQAKMQEYVDNGARLGWLINRTDSQVEIYRPDQDVKVLINPSSVSDGSVLPDFELKLKGIL; encoded by the coding sequence ATGACTGCTCTAACGCTACAGATGCCTCCGTCAACGAAACTCTCGGACGAGCAGTTTTATGAACTATGTCGCGTTAATCGTGACATCAGAATTGAGCGTAGCGCCAATGGAGAATTAATCTTGATGCCCCCTACTGGTGGAGAAACGGGAATCCGGAACGCTGATATCAACGCTCAGCTTTGGATGTGGAACGAAAGTAAGGGACTAGGCAAAGTATTTGATTCTTCTACTGCTTTTAGGCTTCCTAATGGAGCCGATCGAGCGCCAGATGCTTCTTGGGTGCAGATTGAGCGGTGGGATGCCTTAACGCCGGAGCAGAAGGAAAAGTTTCCCCCTATTTGTCCTGATTTTGTCGTTGAGCTGCGCTCTAAAACCGATCGCCTCTCGGTTCTTCAGGCCAAGATGCAAGAATATGTAGACAATGGCGCCAGACTCGGGTGGTTGATCAACCGAACGGATAGTCAGGTCGAGATCTATCGCCCTGATCAGGATGTAAAAGTTCTAATCAACCCTTCGTCTGTATCGGACGGCTCTGTTCTTCCAGATTTTGAACTGAAGCTCAAAGGTATTCTTTAG